A region of Anopheles merus strain MAF chromosome 2R, AmerM5.1, whole genome shotgun sequence DNA encodes the following proteins:
- the LOC121603542 gene encoding partner of bursicon — protein MCHSVRTALAASNCCSIVLCCVLLLTLTLTVTVTAQHNQADETCETLPSEIHLIKEEYDELGRLYRTCNGDVTVNKCEGKCNSQVQPSVITATGFLKECYCCRESFLRERQLQLTHCYDPDGVRMTDHESATMEIRLKEPVDCKCFKCGEMVR, from the exons ATGTGCCACAGTGTCAGAACAGCGCTAGCAGCGAGCAACTGCTGCAGCATTGTGCTATGCTGCGTGCTACTGCTGACCTTAACGCTTACTGTGACTGTTACTGCTCAGCACAACCAGGCCGACGAAACGTGTGAAACGCTTCCGTCGGAAATTCATCTCATAAAAG AGGAATACGACGAGCTGGGACGACTCTACCGTACCTGCAACGGAGACGTCACGGTCAACAAATGTGAGGGAAAATGCAACAGCCAGGTCCAGCCGTCGGTGATAACGGCGACCGGCTTTTTGAAAGagtgctactgctgccggGAATCGTTCCTGCGCGAACGGCAACTGCAATTAACGCACTGTTACGATCCGGATGGCGTCCGGATGACTGACCACGAGTCTGCTACGATGGAAATTCGCCTTAAGGAACCGGTCGATTGCAAGTGCTTCAAATGTGGCGAAATGGTTCGCTAA
- the LOC121600361 gene encoding uncharacterized protein LOC121600361 gives MKGSLLQSMLQHVPPAERRKGKQWSLATLYPSMNNGSGGLLQPTPLLAANSSNNNNNHSLLSGQGKQQQPATAANVGTTWKNAGNINIDLDNLLGNGAKGSRGGSGGGAGGSNAPSMNQLKSIHSSPVHQPMAAALSPQPPYGAGGMAPTPINLMMTPVQQQQQQPPPVGMMMGGIGGGAFLNGNSNNVASTPTGGASFGSFNAFQ, from the exons ATGAAAGGCTCACTGTTACAAAGCATGTTGCAACATGTACCGCCTGCTGAGCGAAGAAAAGGCAAACAGTGGTCCTTGG CGACACTGTATCCATCGATGAACAATGGTTCCGGTGGATTGCTGCAACCAACACCTCTCCTAGCGGCCAAttcaagcaacaacaacaacaatcattCCCTGCTTTCGGGCCagggcaagcagcagcaacctgcCACAGCAGCAAACGTCGGCACCACGTGGAAGAACGCCGGCAACATAAATATCGATCTGGACAATCTGCTCGGCAATGGAGCGAAGGGTAGCAGGGGTGGATCGGGCGGTGGGGCCGGCGGCTCGAATGCACCCTCGATGAACCAGCTGAAAAGCATTCACTCTAGCCCGGTACACCAACCGATGGCGGCAGCGTTGAGCCCGCAGCCTCCCTACGGTGCTGGAGGAATGGCCCCGACGCCGATTAATTTGATGATGACTcccgtacagcagcagcagcagcaaccgcccCCGGTGGGCATGATGATGGGCGGTATTGGCGGTGGTGCCTTTCTGAACGGCAACAGCAATAACGTCGCTTCCACGCCGACTGGCGGTGCAAGTTTCGGATCGTTCAACGCGTTTCAATGA
- the LOC121603539 gene encoding uncharacterized protein LOC121603539: protein MDKFISMWKVRELADKVTNVVMNYTEIEGKVREATNDEPWGPTGPLMQELAHATFTYEHFPEVMSMLWKRMLQDNKTNWRRTYKSLLLLNYLVRNGSERVVTSSREHIYDLRSLENYTFVDENGKDQGINVRHKVRELIDFIQDDDRLREERKKAKKNKDKYIGMSSEAMGMRYGGSSGGAGSGGGMDYGGYRDSYDRRSEDRYNETRDHHEYDYQYEGEREDSDDESNGPHDRSNRYQDREPSKSPATRQNSSLSTGSTSAFGGGGGTGGSERKINLNIKPTGSSSTGSSLRSAQKTTKKIDLGAASGFAKTAATASAASASATPVDQFGINSPTHRNTHAEEIVGTGGKQQDIIDDLFKTCPTKSASTTDALIDEDDFNPRATEDFGDFESAFGASTGKPVLTTTTKGDDFADFAAFGKEPTQPAAAAPSTEASTDLLFGLSVGNTSTGSSNNGGAPIDILSDLSGLSLGSNSNASSANGKCIGSTREKPSLLRRYNELLECISKLPRQSDQGESRTISRDIERETVNEKLALLLECLPGPVQFTDALYGSKEWERFAAEAYPSLLDEVIPLMGHVQLPLLYRLVTLDASIHFPCEMINVLTKQSVLQSSSCELALKLLVRLIEDDSVLPVTFIQLSVERTDANISDYNRFLQLLSAIPNKVANDLKSKTPDRLLPLMYSRILLRQFIRTIATLNDAIVYYGKVEELTATPSLRGDFLTALFSKLITDFHQERRSPAIQAALHLLVDGISRLPNVANFIRTILAGLTPTAIEIIAHMALNKRIDLSSVFAQTVPASWSYVLLQKIPLYNYYTNSETIIYELINLVTKLPVVENKDGEKGQDNESPLQRLIQQLLVVWSSRAAIQRTSFEQHLYITKLLLLAIGTEIKSGSTCSSSSGETYRRMLFDGLKAHLESPIKEVRCTGMITVEVIMGMIDDKRDECNTSSTNENAGNNRLLFDYAGFDTNTLALIESLKSIVEKAPDCESTKFDQVRQEYLINLAINDLIGKIEEKKDDTLAQSNEQIITPKPSAETNDVRTKPLAAADSDDDEPEDMQSLDSDDDELPVYDMSNDTKLEQERYRPKYLLDMRDALLQTDANQTPEQFELAVDAAPELIAQQLAHNDGKLAIDLMQIFLSLEEKTHMPTFSERKFSAMVEICVAFPKECATFLCGEFHAEVSRYAVNCRIFMLDIMTEVAKVLSNNRKTDEPSKRSAEDIKSLAQSRTTNGVASTKNQLHLMFRDEAEQRARRAEAERIVRERIERKTRRSRSAFTRSQRAEAKETINRYSEVAGWFFFPLIRGFGGNRFVFTAGLKFPYDVENLLLVSFLQALSVLMVCAENCPIAGKMARELFSLASLLRYSEEPKVRLSVMQLLAAIFLAIRSDLLLAQFYPELLELKDWLEECTQGDVVRTGETNEECRQLARHLLAMCYSALIDESVEC from the exons AACGAACGTTGTGATGAACTACACAGAAATAGAGGGCAAGGTGCGGGAAGCAACAAACGATGAACCGTGGGGTCCAACAGGACCATTGATGCAAGAACTCGCTCACGCTACCTTTACGTACGAGCACTTCCCGGAGGTAATGTCAATGCTGTGGAAACGAATGCTGCAGGACAACAAAACTAACTGGCGTCGAACGTATAAaagcttgctgctgctgaactaTCTCGTACGCAATGGATCGGAACGAGTCGTTACCTCGTCCCGAGAACACATATACGATCTGCGTTCGCTAGAAAACTACACCTTCGTCGATGAAAATGGCAAGGATCAAGGGATTAATGTACGGCACAAGGTGCGAGAGTTGATAGACTTCATTCAAGATGACGATCGATTGCGAGAAGAGCGCAAGAAggctaaaaaaaacaaggacaaGTACATCGGGATGAGCTCGGAAGCGATGGGTATGCGTTATGGAGGCAGCAGCGGTGGTGCAGGCAGTGGTGGCGGTATGGACTACGGTGGATATCGAGATAGCTACGATCGACGCAGTGAGGACCGAT ATAACGAAACGAGGGACCATCACGAATACGACTACCAGTATGAAGGTGAACGAGAAGATTCCGATGACGAATCGAACGGACCACACGATCGTTCAAATCGGTACCAGGATCGAGAACCATCAAAAAGCCCTGCCACGCGGCAGAACTCCAGTTTATCCACTGGTTCCACGTCTGCTTTCGGAGGTGGTGGAGGTACTGGTGGTAGTGAACGGAAGATAAATCTGAACATTAAACCTACCGGTAGTTCCTCCACTGGGAGTTCATTGAGAAGCGCACAGAAAACGACAAAGAAAATTGATCTCGGGGCCGCTAGCGGGTTTGCTAAAACTGCAGCAACCGCATCAGCCGCCTCGGCCTCGGCAACGCCGGTCGACCAGTTTGGCATCAATTCTCCAACACATCGCAATACGCATGCCGAAGAAATAGTAGGCACGGGTGGAAAGCAGCAAGACATAATAGATGATCTATTTAAAACTTGTCCTACAAAATCGGCTTCCACCACGGATGCCCTGATAGATGAGGACGACTTCAACCCAAGAGCCACGGAAGACTTTGGAGATTTTGAATCGGCCTTTGGTGCTAGTACCGGCAAACCGGTATTAACCACAACTACGAAGGGAGATGATTTTGCCGATTTCGCAGCATTCGGAAAAGAGCCCACGCAGCCTGCAGCGGCTGCACCTAGCACGGAAGCGAGCACCGATCTACTGTTTGGTCTGAGTGTTGGGAACACTAGCACGGGATCATCAAACAATGGTGGAGCACCGATCGATATTCTTTCGGATTTAAGTGGCCTTTCGCTCGGCTCCAACTCAAACG CATCCAGCGCCAACGGCAAATGCATCGGGTCAACGCGTGAAAAACCGTCGCTTCTGCGTCGATATAATGAACTGCTTGAATGTATTAGTAAATTGCCCCGGCAATCTGACCAAGGAGAAAGCCGTACTATTAGTCGAGATATAGAGCGTGAAACAGTGAACGAAAAGCTGGCCCTATTGCTCGAATGCCTTCCAGGACCGGTACAATTTACGGATGCACTGTATGGATCGAAGGAGTGGGAACGTTTTGCTGCAGAGGCGTATCCGAGTTTGTTGGATGAGGTGATCCCGTTGATGGGACATGTACAGCTACCCTTACTATATCGTCTCGTTACACTTGATGCGAGTATACATTTCCCATGTGAAATGATCAACGTGCTCACCAAGCAATCTGTGCTGCAGAGTTCGTCGTGCGAGCTAGCATTGAAGTTACTTGTTCGGCTGATCGAGGATGATTCCGTCCTACCGGTAACATTCATTCAACTGTCAGTGGAACGTACCGATGCTAACATCAGTGATTACAATCGATTTTTGCAACTGCTGTCCGCTATCCCAAACAAGGTGGCGAATGATTTAAAGAGTAAAACTCCCGATCGACTACTACCATTGATGTACAGTAGAATATTGCTTCGACAATTTATCCGCACTATCGCTACATTAAACGATGCGATAGTTTACTACGGAAAGGTAGAAGAGCTAACTGCTACGCCATCGCTCAGGGGCGATTTTTTAACCGCCCTTTTTAGCAAACTCATAACCGATTTCCACCAAGAACGTCGATCCCCAGCAATACAAGCTGCATTGCATCTCCTTGTCGATGGAATTTCCCGGTTGCCGAATGTGGCCAACTTTATTAGAACAATACTTGCTGGATTGACACCGACTGCTATAGAAATTATCGCGCACATGGCTCTTAATAAACGCATTGATCTTTCCTCTGTCTTTGCACAAACCGTACCTGCCAGCTGGTCGTACGTTTTACTGCAAAAAATTCCTCTGTACAATTACTACACCAACAGTGAGACGATCATTTACGAGCTAATCAACCTGGTCACTAAGTTACCGGTGGTAGAAAATAAGGATGGTGAGAAAGGACAAGACAATGAATCGCCTCTCCAACGATTGATTCAACAACTGTTAGTGGTTTGGTCCAGTCGGGCAGCCATTCAACGGACAAGCTTTGAACAGCACCTCTACATAACAAAATTACTCCTCCTGGCGATTGGCACAGAGATTAAGAGTGGTTCAACCTGTTCGAGTTCGTCAGGCGAAACGTACCGGCGGATGTTGTTCGATGGGTTAAAGGCTCATCTGGAGTCTCCAATAAAGGAGGTTCGCTGTACCGGTATGATTACGGTTGAGGTCATTATGGGCATGATCGATGACAAGCGCGACGAATGCAATACGTCGTCTACAAATGAAAATGCCGGAAACAATCGTTTGCTGTTTGATTATGCAGGATTCGATACAAATACTCTTGCGCTGATAGAAAGTTTAAAGTCTATCGTCGAAAAAGCGCCTGACTGCGAGAGTACGAAATTCGATCAAGTAAGGCAAGAATACCTTATTAACTTAGCCATTAATGATTTGATTGGCAAGATTGAAGAGAAAAAGGACGATACATTGGCCCAGTCAAATGAACAGATAATAACTCCAAAGCCATCAGCCGAAACCAACGATGTGAGGACCAAACCATTAGCAGCAGCGGACAGTGACGATGACGAACCGGAGGATATGCAGTCGCTTGATTCCGATGACGATGAACTCCCCGTTTATGATATGTCCAATGATACGAAGCTTGAACAAGAACGCTACCGGCCGAAGTATTTGCTAGATATGCGGGATGCTCTTCTCCAAACGGATGCAAACCAAACTCCGGAACAGTTTGAGCTTGCGGTAGACGCTGCTCCCGAACTAATCGCCCAACAGTTGGCCCACAATGACGGAAAGCTAGCGATCGATCTGATGCAAATTTTCCTAtcattagaagaaaaaacccaTATGCCCACGTTCAGCGAGCGAAAGTTTAGCGCTATGGTTGAAATATGCGTTGCGTTTCCCAAGGAATGTGCTACATTCCTCTGCGGAGAATTCCACGCGGAGGTTAGCCGTTACGCTGTGAACTGTCGTATATTTATGCTGGACATTATGACGGAGGTAGCCAAAGTGCTCTCTAACAATCGCAAGACAGATGAGCCTAGCAAACGTTCGGCAGAAGACATCAAATCGCTCGCACAAAGTCGCACGACCAATGGTGTGGCGAGTACAAAAAATCAACTCCATCTGATGTTTCGCGATGAAGCGGAACAGCGAGCACGCCGGGCAGAGGCGGAGCGAATAGTTCGAGAACGCATCGAGCGCAAAACAAGACGCTCTCGGTCGGCCTTTACGAGAAGTCAGCGTGCAGAGGCGAAGGAAACAATCAATCGCTACAGTGAAGTGGCCGGatggtttttctttcctctgatacgcggattcggaggcAACAGGTTTGTCTTCACGGCGGGGCTCAAGTTTCCGTACGATGTGGAAAATCTGCTGCTCGTTAGCTTCCTACAAGCTCTGTCGGTGCTAATGGTATGCGCTGAAAACTGTCCCATTGCGGGAAAGATGGCCCGGGAGCTGTTTTCACTAGCGAGCTTGTTACGCTACAGCGAGGAACCGAAGGTGCGGCTGTCGGTGATGCAACTGTTGGCGGCTATCTTTCTAGCCATTCGGTCGGATCTATTGCTGGCACAGTTTTACCCGGAGCTGCTGGAGCTGAAGGACTGGCTTGAGGAGTGCACTCAGGGCGATGTAGTGCGCACGGGTGAAACGAATGAAGAATGTCGGCAGCTAGCACGCCACCTGTTGGCCATGTGTTATAGCGCGCTGATTGATGAAAGTGTAGAGTGTTGA